The Solanum lycopersicum chromosome 8, SLM_r2.1 DNA segment CTCGATATCGGGTTTAAGTCATCTTACTGCCCTTAATCTTGCGAACAACTTACTTTCTGGTACCATTCCTGATTTGCATTTGCCCAACTTGCAGCTACTGAATTTGTCAAACAATAACCTTATAGGTACTGTGCCTAAATCACTTCAAAAATTCCCAAAGAATGTGTTCATTGGTAATAATATGTCTTTACTTGATTATCCCGTTTCAAATTCTTCTATTATTTCCCTACCTCAGCAACCAAATCCAAAACTCAATAATGGTGGTAAATTGAGTGAGAGGGCTTTGCTTGGGATTATAGTAGCTAGTAGTGTAATTGGGATTCTTGGATTTGGTTTCTTGATGGTTGTTTGTTGttttagaagaaagaaagaacataGTTCATTTCCTGGCAAGATGGAGAAGGGAGATATGTCTCCTGATAAGGCGATCTCGAGGAGTCAAGATGCTAATAATAGATTGGTTTTCTTTGAGGGTTGTAACTATGCTTTTGATTTAGAAGATTTGCTTAGAGCTTCCGCAGAGGTATTGGGGAAGGGCACGTTTGGTATGGCATATAAAGCAATATTAGAAGATGCTACCACAGTGGTGGTAAAGAGGTTGAAAGATGTAGGTGCTGGGAAGAAGGAATTTGAGCAGCAAATGGAGGTTGTGGGAAGCATAAAACATGAAAATGTTGTCGAGCTTCGAGCATATTACTATTCAAAAGACGAAAAGCTTACTGTCTCTGACTATTTCAGTGAGGGTAGTGTTGCTGCAATGCTCCATGGTATGATCACTTTATGCACTCTCTAAATTTCATGGTTTTGAACTTTTCAACTTTGTCACACTTTGTTAGCATATTCATACTGCTCCATTATTTGCTTTGAATAGGTAGATTAGTTATGATTGTTGGAACCAGTTATCTGTTATCCCAAACTATGTAGATTCTAACTAAGTTGCTACGAATCTTCAAAAAATGCCACGGGGTGCATGTCGCATCCACCAAAACTAGTGCACTTTTAGAGTATCCGACAAAGGTATGACAACATTCTTGGGGAGTCCGAGCTACATAGTCCCTAAGTGAGTGCTTACAACCAGACCATGCTAGTTTAGTGAATTGAAAAAACATTAAGTAATTAAAAACAACATAGAATCTTCCAAACTAAAGGCCAACTAATATAATTTGTTGTGTTATGGGTAGGGCCAAGATGGGAATCCACATATATTATATGCTCCATATATTCTCTTTCCAGCTTAATAGTTAGTTGTACCAAAAATGTAAATGATCCTAACATGTGGTTTACGCATCTCTGTGGGACAGTGATTCCTTTCTGTTAACAAAATAAGCAAAATCCTATCTCTATCTTAAAACTATACAAATCATTGTCACTTCTCCTTTGTCACTAGAGTCTTTCAGCTATAAGACTATATGACTGAATTATTTCATTGCATGTGGATAATCATTTCTGCCTTTGTATCTGTTACTCTCTTGTTTTTCAGTTACCGCATTATTTTGTGTCGTTGTTACTGTTCCTTTTCTTGATGTCCTGTACTGTTTTTCGTATTAATTGACATATTTCTCCACTGccgttctttcttttttcaaaactaCTTTGATTTGTTGCAATTGAACCGAGTCTTTTggaaacagcctctctacctccacgaggtaggggtaaggtctgcgtacattctaccctccccagaccccacttgtgggcgTAAGCCGGTTTTTTCGTTGTGGATTTTTGGTTCTGCTTTTTATCTACTTTCTATAGCAAAGTCAAAATAGTTCATGATTTTGTTGAGGTCCCAGCTTCCTTTTCCCTAATTCTTTGTCACACCAGGCAAATGCACATGATGTCAAAGTGCATGAATGGCTAAGCTTTTGCGATAATTTATTTGGTGTTGGTTGGCATCTTTCCTTACAATTTTCACTGGTGGGACCTGATTTAATTAACTAAGAGTTTAGGTTAAGGAATCCTAAGCTAATGTCAACCTTAATATGCTTAGTATCTATTGAGAACATTATAACAAAATTCTTTTTGGTTATTTGCTTATTACTCTCCTAATTTTGCTGTTAGAGCTAGGAGTTCTGTTTGTTCTTCTCGAACGAAATGAAGTGAAATGGAAACTTGTAGAAATGTTACTTTTTCCATATTGTATCTCAGTTATGCTAGCCTAATAGTTCTACAAGGGATGTTCTAACTTTTAAGCACTTTGCGATTTGCTTATTCTAAGTTAAGGATCGACCAAGAGCTACAAGGATACTGTTTACTCTAATATTTGGCATGTTATAGAATGATAACTAAAATATGAACAAATGAGAGATAAAGGATTGAACACGCGATCCTTTTTGTCAAACTTGTGATGGTTACCTGTGGTATCAGAGTTATCTGGTATGCAGGATAAGGCGAGATATTCCAGGATTGACTGTGCTACCAGTTATTCTCCTTTTGCTACTCGATCGTGTTGACACCTATTAATATGCAACTTATAGGTAAACGGGGAGAAAACAGGATCCCTTTAGACTGGGAAACTCGACTTCGGATAGCAATTGGAGCAGCTAGAGGTATTGCTAGGATACATACTGAGAATGGTGGCAAGTTAGTCCACGGAAACGTCAAATCCTCAAATATCTTTCTGAACTCTAAACAATACGGTTGTGTATCTGATGTTGGTCTGTCAACAATAATGAGCTCGTTAGCTCATCCAGTTGCACGTGCTGCTGGTTTTCGCGCTCCAGAAGTAACAGACACACGTAAAGCCACTCAACCTTCTGACGTGTACAGCTTTGGTGTGTTGCTATTAGAGCTCTTGACAGGCAAGTCCCCCATCCATACAACAAACGGAGATGAGGTCATACACTTGGTCCGATGGGTTCATTCGGTTGTCCGAGAGGAGTGGACTGCTGAAGTATTCGACTTGGAACTATTGAGGTACCCAAACATAGAGGAAGAAATGGTGGAAATGTTGCAGATAGCCATGTCTTGTGTGGTAAGGATGTCAGATCAAAGACCAAAAATGTTTGAAGTTGTTAAAATGATCGAGAACGTTCGTCCCACGAGCTTAGAGAATCAGCTTTCATCTGAAGGAAAAGCAGAAACTTCAACCCCAAGAGAAGAAGCCACACCTCTGCCTGATACACAATCTGATTCTCAATGAGTTTGCCATTTTTATCATAGTTTACCATCTTAATTCATGTTGAAAAATGCTTTACTTCACTCTCTCAGTGAAATTATTGAATACTTTGTAACTTAATTCCAATAGGCACTTTATATTAAGTATTCTTGAAATAGTACTTTGATTATATATCTCTCTTCTCACTCTCAAAATACTTCATCTCTTCCATGTTCTTGATGCAATGATCACAAGAACATAATTGACGTGGGACTAATTCAAGATTTAGAGTCAGTAAGTTCTGAGTAGGTGTGCATTATTTCGTATCTTCTTCTATTTTCTCACTATAGTAGTACTTGTTCTTTTCCTTGCTTCAACTATCGAGTTATTTGTAATGCTACTTGTTCTCTTCTTAATTGTTGTAAAcatgattttttgttttacaaatttttttatatgcttTCTCGAGTTTATCAAAAGTAGTTTTGTAggtaaattttcaaaatctgatACAAGATCAATGAACGAATAAACATTTGAAGATAATATTAAGAATTT contains these protein-coding regions:
- the LOC101265354 gene encoding probable inactive receptor kinase At4g23740, with the protein product MVKVLNFREWWGTVSLGFLLGLFLLSQGTVALLENDKQALLDFVNQLPHLHPLNWDANSSVCKNWTGVGCNEDGSRVIALRLPGVGFNGPIPNNTLSRLTALQILSLRSNGINGTFPMDFDNLKNLSYLYLHYNNFSGPLPFDFSVWQNLTSLNLSNNRFNGTISSSISGLSHLTALNLANNLLSGTIPDLHLPNLQLLNLSNNNLIGTVPKSLQKFPKNVFIGNNMSLLDYPVSNSSIISLPQQPNPKLNNGGKLSERALLGIIVASSVIGILGFGFLMVVCCFRRKKEHSSFPGKMEKGDMSPDKAISRSQDANNRLVFFEGCNYAFDLEDLLRASAEVLGKGTFGMAYKAILEDATTVVVKRLKDVGAGKKEFEQQMEVVGSIKHENVVELRAYYYSKDEKLTVSDYFSEGSVAAMLHGKRGENRIPLDWETRLRIAIGAARGIARIHTENGGKLVHGNVKSSNIFLNSKQYGCVSDVGLSTIMSSLAHPVARAAGFRAPEVTDTRKATQPSDVYSFGVLLLELLTGKSPIHTTNGDEVIHLVRWVHSVVREEWTAEVFDLELLRYPNIEEEMVEMLQIAMSCVVRMSDQRPKMFEVVKMIENVRPTSLENQLSSEGKAETSTPREEATPLPDTQSDSQ